One Epinephelus lanceolatus isolate andai-2023 chromosome 17, ASM4190304v1, whole genome shotgun sequence genomic window carries:
- the LOC117247917 gene encoding uncharacterized protein LOC117247917 encodes MSVGFHSQRFPGLSTPNINEASSKDVTASLHRNVLSWGVWRGQEEKESVSLRAITHSASAQTADSRSYRGVSNLSRVASVPDVVERWPKSAFSSITIAAQRILLSPQDPVYPSSPAQPVKASTPLKLPESFEGRASSIPTSTMRVSNSQTDVCRQNLSVLKPNEFRQAYSPADGLAVRDQGKTKVQLVQRRLNCTESNRKLDRIGGSLMNLSSQPSYRSCIHLEVPLRSTSSVLFLDKSLSISLVELEERRAGRPPLYRSTLSVRLGVSSCLRSSTDNKPSKINEGYGRPRAAMLGRNKRNGRESGSDQCSRSPLSKHRGHKVEQIAPAHGVNSKADDSGTQRHSTTLGLLSFRGPSPSNTKAGRQKGNADEAAFPIRSNFRHRQHTSNIGPVDSRTWSKQAGREKTEEQQHDSSLEPQHVSDQTCRSQLKANSLEGTAKTLSLQEALELFRPDFISRSQGRVRRLEQRARRRKSLQNSNPDLVQGLREDRSKQKRNCTTPDPLSDNLFKPRERSISGREMQLRSRRIYNKLPEVTKKKDEEKKRAVSQTNRLRADVFKKRLLNQILHR; translated from the exons GCCTCAAGTAAGGATGTCACTGCTTCACTGCACAGGAATGTCCTGTCATGGGGTGTGTGGCGGGGgcaagaggagaaggagagtgTGTCTCTTAGAGCAATAACACACTCTGCCTCCGCTCAGACTGCAGATAGCCGATCTTACAGGGGAGTTTCTAACCTGTCCAGGGTTGCGAGTGTCCCAGATGTGGTGGAACGGTGGCCAAAGTCAGCATTTTCCTCCATCACCATTGCAGCCCAGAGGATTTTGCTGTCACCACAGGACCCCGTGTATCCATCCTCTCCAGCACAGCCTGTGAAGGCATCAACTCCACTGAAACTACCGGAAAGTTTTGAAGGAAGAGCCTCATCCATACCCACGAGCACAATGAGAGTGTCAAACTCCCAAACGGACGTGTGCAGACAGAATCTTTCTGTCTTGAAGCCAAATGAGTTCAGACAGGCCTACTCACCAGCTGATGGATTGGCAGTGAGAGATCAAGGGAAGACGAAAGTACAACTTGTACAACGCAGACTGAACTGCACAGAGAGCAACAGAAAGCTGGACAGGATAGGTGGCTCGTTAATGAACCTGTCCTCACAGCCTTCCTACCGGTCTTGTATCCATCTTGAGGTGCCACTGAGGTCCACtagctctgttttgtttttggacaaGTCACTTTCCATTTCCCTTGTGGAACTAGAGGAAAGAAGAGCAGGTCGACCCCCTTTGTACAGGTCTACCTTGTCTGTTCGCCTCGGTGTCTCATCCTGCCTCAGATCCTCCACAGATAACAAACCAAGCAAAATAAATGAGGGTTACGGGAGACCCAGAGCGGCCATGTTGGGGCGAAACAAGCGCAATGGCCGAGAGAGTGGTTCAGATCAGTGCAGCAGAAGCCCTCTATCAAAGCACAGGGGCCACAAGGTCGAGCAAATAGCACCCGCTCATGGTGTTAACAGCAAGGCTGATGATTCAGGCACACAGCGCCACAGCACTACTTTGGGATTATTGTCATTCAGAGGGCCAAGCCCCTCAAACACAAAGGCTGGCAGGCAGAAGGGGAATGCAGATGAGGCAGCCTTCCCTATCCGTAGCAATTTCAGGCACAGGCAGCACACTTCCAATATTGGCCCAG TGGACTCCAGAACTTGGAGCAAGCAAGCTGggagagaaaagacagaggaaCAACAACATGACTCTTCCTTGGAGCCTCAACATGTCTCGGATCAAACCTGTCGTTCCCAACTTAAGGCCAATTCTCTGGAAGGCACAGCCAAGACTCTCAGCCTCCAA GAGGCTCTGGAGCTCTTCAGGCCAGACTTCATCAGCCGATCTCAGGGTCGGGTGAGGAGGTTGGAGCAGAGGGCTAGGAGAAGGAAATCGCTGCAGAACTCCAATCCAGACCTGGTGCAGGGCCTCAGGGAGGATCGAAGCAAGCAAAAGAGGAACTGCACCACCCCAGATCCACTTAGTG ATAACCTTTTCAAGCCTAGAGAGAGGTCTATATCAGGCAGAGAGATGCAGCTGAGGTCCAGACG GATTTACAACAAGCTACCAGAGGTGACAAAGAAGAAAGACGAGGAGAAAAAGAGGGCTGTATCACAAACCAACAGATTGCGAGCAGACGTCTTTAAAAAG AGACTTCTGAACCAGATCCTGCACAGATAA